The Lolium rigidum isolate FL_2022 chromosome 1, APGP_CSIRO_Lrig_0.1, whole genome shotgun sequence region AGCTGTGTTCGGGAGGGGCTCCACTCCAGCTGCAAACTCCACTTCACTCTGTTGAACTCTGGAATTAGGATAAACTATTTGGGACACAACTGGCTTCAGCTTCAGAATATGGAGGAGTTCTTGTGGAACAACAAAAATACCTCACTATCCAGGTTGTTGTCCATTTCAGCTTTCTAGTATTATAAATGCAGAGCAACAAACCGATGCATGTATGCTCATCAacaaagacaaaatctttctcaaTCAAAATTTCCTACGACACACTAATAGATCTAAAGTAATTTTCTGCAAGTGATCTCAAATGAACTGCAATCTGCTACAAACTCAGAAAGTCTAGGTCGATCTTGGACATCAAATACACGTATCAGGTCGATCTTGGACATCACCCGCACTAATCAAATAGAGATGAATTGAAACCCCAAGCAGGGCAAGCACGGCACTGTTCTTGGACAATTAATGGTGTGGATTCAACTGTTACCTTGTCGCTAGACTCGTAGTCCCAGAACTGCAGGAGTTCGTGGGCTACAATTGGTAGTAAATGATACATGTCTATGTACACATTGGTGTGAAATTCCCATTACATGGGCACCAGACAGATCAATTCCATTACAGATACATACAACTGCATCTCGCCCTGCTGCATCACATAGAGAGAGATATAGAGATAAATaatcagagagagggagagatcaTCGGAGAGAAAGCTACCTTGAGGAGGAGTGCAACAGCACCTGGCGCCTGATTCATGCAGCAGCTGGAGTGATGGCCGAAAGGAGGAGACGAGCTCGATCGTAGGTCGAGGACACGGGGAGGATTCGGTTGGCAAGGAACTACAGGGGGAGGTACTGCGGGGGCGGCACATGGATTGCTCCTCGAGGTCGACGAAACGGTCGGAGAGGAGCACCTGCTCGGCAGGCGGTGGGCAAGGTTGCGGTGGCACGCAGTTGGGGAGGAACTCTGACCGGAGAGCTTGGGCGGCGTGCTCTCACCAGGGACCCCATCTCTACGCCGTCCCTCCTCCCTGTCGATAGCCTGAACCAATAATGCATTTTGCattctcttctttgtgaagaagcAAAACATTGAATTGTGATCATTGTAAATTAGTATATGGCCCGTTTCATTATCAGAGAATTATTGCTAATTAAGAACAATAAGACCAATCGGGAAGATAAATATTTTTCaaccacaatttttttttgtaccATTAGTGTAGGGATATGAGCAACATTTAATCTATACTTATTCTGGAAACAAGATTCTGGAACAAAAAAAACATGATGACAAACAACTGCAGCTAGTAACAAATCTGATGAAACTATTGTGAGTGGACTATCAACAGAGCAAAACCAAATAGCAGTGCACTAACTGAAGCTACAGAGCAAGTGCTCACGTTACAGAAAAAGAGAGATATCAGAGAAGTGGTAGGAAGGGAAGAAAGGGCATTTTTAACCAAATCCAAGAGTAGTTTTAGAGGAAGTGGTTGATGTAGATTCGAAGCCTGGAGTAGATAAATGAGAGGTAGCAGTGAAGAAGCCGTAGCAGTTCAGCAGCACGCGGCTTCATCGTCTCCAATGTGCCGACGGCAACGCAGATTGTAGTTGGTGGAATAGCAGGTCGTCAACCGCTCCTCCGTTTCTCAGCCCATATCCTCATCAATCTTGGATACATGCTCAACAAAAAGAATTTCAGGTTGATGCCACCAAACAAAGTAATTAGAAAATTTTGGGTTAAAAATGCTGGGAAGGAAAATAATCTTACAGGTTGCAGCCAATTTAattgacatccaactcaaatacgCTATCACCTTCCATTGTGCGGACCAAATCCATCTTTCGTCCCCCGCCGCGCATCATCGCATGTGTGGAACTTCCAGGCCGAGGTGAGGACACACGGAGGCGGCCTCCTCGCCATCGCCATATATGACGGCTAGGCTAGGACACTGAAGCGGCGCTCTCGCTATTGTCTGGTTCTGGTCACCCCTCCATTTCGCTTCGCCGCGACGCCACATGCCGTCGTGCACAACAGCTTCAACACTGCCTAGTCGCTCGAAGCCGCAACCTCCTTCCTGGGAGCCACCCATCCTCGAGCACCACGGCCACTATGCCTCGCTCCGGCCGCATGGAGGCGAAAGACAATGGAGCCCCCAATCCCGTAGGTGGATCCGGTGACGAATGACGACGGCCAAGGGGCCGTAGCAACAACGCAGGGGTTGATGGGGCGGAGGAAGCGAGGGATGACGGTTAGATCCATCGATCCTCTCCAAGACATCACTCCCCTTGGGCATGGGATGTTGACATTATCGTCGATGGCGACGAGTTTGGCGAGCGCCGACAAAGGTCACGCTATCCTACCAGAACTGCGAGAGCCGAAGGATGGAGGCTTCTGGCGCGGGCGGAGGACGACTGATGCAGAGACGCGGTGGCAAGGGTGGCGCCAAAGGGGGTATACATGGAGATGGGCGGGTGTGCATGCGTCGATTGAGCGAGGCCGGTTTGGCAGAAAAGATGCGGCCCAGCTGCACAACGGGAGGACGACGAGAACGACCAAAGATTTGTTGTAGTGGGCAGAATATTCCTCCTTTTTAAATAGTGTAGATAGAAGTGTAGAAACCCTTCAATGAAAAGATGGGCAAGAAACTAGATGGATGGATTGCTATCATCCTGAATTTGTGGCCGACTGATTTTAATTTAATCCTCTTTCAGTAGTACACCAATTTATAATATATCCACGTACATTCTTTCTGAGATTGTGCTGGAGCAGATGAATAAAAACACAAGAAAACTTTTCTAGGCTCGAGATGGCACAAAAAGAATGTACCATATGGAAAAACGGTCAATTATATGTAAACCAAAATCCCTAAGGATGTCCAAGAGTTAAAATATAATATTATTCAACATCAGTTTGATGTGTAAATCGTGGTAGAAATTAGAGAGTGATGCTAATGCCCAGAAAACTGTGGCCAAGACAAATATCGCATACACCACGAACAAACTGACTCAACGGTTTGGTGTGGTCTTCTGAAAATCAGGCATTTGTGGTACGGAACTGACTTTTGGCATTAGGTTTGGTGTGGGTAAATTCCCTTGCATGAAAAAAAAATCCTCTTTTCAAAAAGGGGATTGACTTGATATATATACATTCAAAAAGTACAAAGTACTCAGTGCAAAAGAAAAACTTTGCCCCACAAAATCTATCATTTTCAACAAGGATGCGGTCAAAGTCTTGACTACCAATATCTCTACACATAGTTATGTTGGATGCTGGAAAATTAAATTGGGTGTGATTATTTCTTAGTCGACTGCATTTTCAATCAGATGATGTCagcaaatctcagttgcaacttagGTTGCAAGTGATGACTAGTACGAATCACGAAGCAAATCTAACGGTCCGAATAATTTTTCTTTTGCATTTTCACTTGCGACTGAATGTTTTTTAGTTCAACTTCATTTGCAACCGAAAAAACCTAGTTGCAATCCAACTTACAACTCATACTATGATGCAAATTAAACGATATAGAACAAACAAATCCCAATTAAATTCATGGTTAGATTAGAAAATCATATTTTGTAAAATATAATCTTCTATTTCTGGCGAGATGGAGAAATTGCTATTCTAAGATGACCTTGTGGCAGAATGTGACACCTATAGTTGGACACAAAACTGTGTGCAGCTTCACAAATAGACAcgtcagcaaaaaaaaaaattgtgcgtTATATTGAAATTGTATTTTTGACGAAGGGACAATGTTGATATTGCGTAACTATCCAATTTTGGTTGCATATTCGACCAAACCGTGATTAGACTCGGTGAGGTACTGCTTCCCCCACTCATGTCAGCTATTAATTGTTGCTCCCATGTCGATATCCAATCTTGCTAGTTATAGGGCCAAGCGAAGATTATTACATCGACACATATGCAGTATGTAGTAGTATGACGATAAGATGAATCATGCTATTTCTCCAAATGGGATTTCCGTTTCCATCTTGTTCTCATCGACGTAGGGAGTATACTGGGAGTACATAAAGTTGGATGATTCATTTTCACCTCCATCCTCAGCAACATCCACCCACAAGAGCGCTCCGACCGGCAATGGCACTGGACTCGCCTTCGTCCTCCCACCTTCGCGTCCTCGACACCGCCGTCATCACGCCGTCCGgcctgccgctgccgccgtcctCCGTCCCGCTCACCTTCCTCGACCTGCAATGGATCCACTCCCCGCCCGTCGAGCGCATCTTCTTCTACCGCCTCACCTCCACTCGTGACGCCACCGACCACCTCATCTCCGACCTCAAGCGCTCCCTCTCCACGGCCCTCCGCATCTTCTTCCCGCTCGCCGGTCACCTCCGCGTCACCCCCGGCTGCACCGCAGCCGCCACGCGCCACGACATCTTCTACCAACCCGGGGACGGCGTCGCCTTCACGCTCGCCGAGTACGACGGCGCCGACCTCGCGTCCGATCACCAACCCAGGCAGGTCGCCGAGCTCGCCCTCCTCGTCCCGCGCCTGCACCCTGCCGTCGGAAACGACGGCGCAGCGCTTCTCGCCGTCCAGGCCACCGTGCTGCAGCCGCGCGGTGACCTCGCGCTCGGCGTCACGGTGCACCACGCCGCCTGCGACGGCGCCGGCTCCACCAGCTTCCTACACACCTGGGCGGCCGCCTGCGCCGGCGCGGAGGAGTCGTTCCCGCCGCCTCCCATCATCGACCGGACGCTCGTCGTCGAGCCCGTACAAGGCCTGTACGACCACTACACAAGAAGCCTGCCAAGCACCGACGAGATGGAGTTCGTCAAGATGTCGCCAGACCAGATTCTCGCCACGTTCACGCTGTCTGGCGAGCAGCTGCAGCGCGTCAAGGACGCCGTCGCCGACGAGGCCGCGCGGCGTGGTGCCCAGACGCCGCCGAGGTGCTCCACGCTCGTCGCTGCCTTGGGCTTCGTCTGGTCCTGCTACCTCCGAGCGAAAGCAGAGAGCGGTGATGGCGCGGGCGAGCCCGAATCACCAACGTACTTCATAGTCCCAGTGGACCATAGGCCGTGGATGAAGCCGCCGGTGCCGTCGACGTACTTCGGCAACTGCATCGGCCCGGCCATCGGCGCCGCGCCCAAGAGGGACCTCGCCTCGGCCGGCGCTGGCGGCCTCTTCACGGCCTGCACGGCGATCGCGGAGGGCATCGGGAGAGCCGTGGCGTCGCCGGAGTGGGAGACGATGGTGGAGCGCATCAAGCAGGTGGGGGCGCGCGGCGTGCTCTCCGTGGCCGGGTCGCCGAGGCTCCGCGTGTACGGCATCGACTTCGGGTTCGGGCCGCCGGCCAAGGTGGAGATCGTGTCCGTTGCCAGGACGGGGGCTATGGCGGTGGCGGAGATCAGAGGCCGAGCAGGCATGGAGGTGGGCATGTCGCTGCCGCCGGCCGgcatggcggcgttccggagttgCTTCGACGATACCGTCGAGTGGCTCGCCTCGTCACACAGTACATCATCATACTCCTGTTGATCGATTGCTACGTTGCTGCCTACTACATTACCGTCACTATCCGGCTAGCTCCTGATCGATCTCTCTAGCACCGTACCGTCAATGTCAAGTGGtaaatcttttttcttttttgacatTATGTCAAGCAGTAGATCTTGTGTCAGCTCGTCGTGCCAATCAATTTCATGACTCCTGAAGAAGACATGTACTGTACTGGCAAATTCTTCCACACGTAAACTGTTGTTGAGAAAAGCGACTCGCATTATCGTGTCGTACGAAGGAGtggttagagcatcttcaacggAGGCTCTAAAATTTGGAGCTGCAAAAGTTGTTTACAAGCAGCGCTGACGCAAGTTTCACCAGAGGCTGTATTTTACAGCGCAATCAAGAAGCTAAAAATAACCCTTCACCAGAGCCTGTAAATAGAGCTCCACAAATAAAAAATTTCAACATACATACAACAAACAATATCAAACAGCCACAAATAAATATGAAAAAATCAACTAAATTAGGGTGGCTTCATCTAGCTAGCAATTGATCTAGCTAGCAAGCTAGCAATGAAATTCCCATGCGCGCGTGGCCACAGCAATTGAAATCGAGTCCGTGGTGCGTGCGCGGCCGGCAGAACTCGCAGCACGGCGCAGCAATCAATTCCATGCGTGCGGCGGCCAGCAGAGCTTGCAGcacggcggccggcggagctcgcagcgCGGCGGCCACAAAAATTAATTTCATGCGCGCGGCGGCCACAACAATCAATTCCATGCGTGCGGCGGCCAGCGGAGCTCGCAGCGCGACGGCCACAACAATCAAATCCATGCGTGCGGCGGAGTGGAGCTCGCAGCGCGGCGGTCGGCGGAGCTCCTCATCTTCGAAGCGCGAGAGACATTTCAGAACGGTTTCTTTTTCGCGCGGTGGGAAGGATCGCGGTGCCAGTTTACAGCGCGAGCTAGCCAGCGCACCAGATATACAGCTTTCAATAGCGCAAACTACCACGCGCACTAAAATATTTGCAACGCGTCTTATTTTGCAGTGTCTGCTGGAGGACGAAAAAAGCGTCCAGCGCTGTATATTGACGGTTATTTTAGTGCAGCGTtattttagagcctctgttggagatgctcttacactctGTTTTTTCAGGGCTGAATCCTTGTATGGGATCCCACACAGAAAACCTGAAAAGAGGAGTGGTTGTCTTTTCAAGGCCTAAAaggttggaagaaaatcttatacCACCACAACTCTGTTAAGCGACACGTGGATTCCCCAATAACAAAGCACCAAGTACCTCTTCCCATTGATTTTGTGATGTCCAGTGCTACGCCCGCCTACGCCACCAACGACACCACTCCCATCTAGCTAGCCGCCGCCAGCCGCAACCCTCTATATGCGAGCCGCCACGCGCATCCTCCTCGCAGCCGGTGCCTCCTACTCAACATCTGCCACCACTCTCCTCTCTCTCGACCAGCACCAACGCCCAAGCAGCCGCACCAAACAATAACTCGACAGggaagaaaggaagaagaaggactcctcctcatcctcgtccACCAACGGTGTCGCGGCGGCCGTGGAGGACATCAACGCGAGTATGTTTGGCAGAGACAAGTTATGGATGTACAGCTTCTAGATCAACCCGTGCTCCCGCTTCTAGcagatgagtaatcttgcttccctctgcgcaggacctttcttttatttttatgtggagtcttcaccttcttactttatgcaccactaaggagcatagttgtcattctgagtataatatgcatagtcccaaaatctattattgattgattcatgattatgattatgattattgcttgttctcaaattatttgtatccaGTCACCTTCTAAACTTTAAAGGTgttctggcatttatgttttgctacttcataaaggacaagctgaataccattTTGCTATGTTTTCGCTATGCCCATAAATAAACtgttgctttcagtgcattattattcatgatcttttgtttgggtTACTTATCATGTTATAACATAAtttctaagttctattgaattatatctaccatgtctatgtttagagtactttgatccagctcacaatgctttcacAACAActggatcaagattgtgttggcttcatgtcacctcaaaaattatttttattatcacttacctactcgaggatgactaggagttaagcttggggatgctgatacgttgcaaacgtatctatatttgatgctccatgcttgttttacaccaatttctatatgtttcgcCTACACTTCGTggtacttttatgcattttctgaaactaacctattgacaagatgccacagtgccagttcttgttttttttgttgttttagtattttagaaaagttgtacaggaaatattctcggaattggacgaaacgaaagccaaacctcctattttaccgtaacgaagacggagtccagaggagagacggaggggcGCCACAGagcggccacaccaccccatggcgcggccaagggtgggcccgcgccatggcatggtgtgggccacccaggtggccaccaacctcgcccttccgcctataaattcccttcgacgcaaaaaccctaaatcatccagcctccgtccatgaaaagttccatcgccgccgccatcgtccagacaagtttcgggggtcagaagttcctgttccggcacccttccgggatggggattgacccccggaccatctccatcgactccaccgcctccacttcaactccatgatggttcgtgagtagttccccctgggACTACGGGTTCTCagctatagctagttggtactctctctcccatgtacttcaatacaatgatctcatgagctgccttacatgattgagatccatatgatgtaattagtgttgtgtttgttgggatccgataaattatgGAATTGTGataagattgttcatcatattatcatactactgttatttaagatcctgcatgctctccggtacttctagttactttgatcaagtagttgcctgTATctcgaagagggagtatttatgctcggtagtgggttcatccttctagttttctggaagagtgacaataacttgttgtagatgtgttgttgctactagggagaaaataataatgttttgtctaatgataattctattgtttactttacacatattgcttaatgtgataatatgttgcttgcaacttaatactggaaggagttcggatgataacctgaaggtggattattggtcatagatgcagttggattacggtatatgtattatgttgtaatgcccaattaaatattacAGTAACCTTTATCTCATCAtatcatgcattgtcatgccctcacaattatcaattgtccaactgtaatttgttcacccaacacatgttatttggagagttaccactggtgtagatagctgggaaccccggtccttctatcatcatcattgctctacagtcaactacgcactggaatttttttggtgccatctcctctgtgttactactactgctgctgtgttactattgccattgctctcgtattactgctgctttcacatcacctccgttactagtgtttttcaggtgcagctgaattgataactccgctcttaaggcttataagtattcttcgtctccccttgtgtcgaatcaataaatttgggttttactttcctcgaagactgttgcgatcaccTATACTTGAGGATCATCACGCACCGCCTCCACCTTCGCCTCCACCGTAaatcggttccccctcctccgcccGGCCTTGCCGTCGTCGGGAGGggtggaacccgatctatgcgtggagtttttaaTAAAATAAGGTTTTCTACATATTAGGTTAAGGTTTGGTAGTTGTCATTTTGTTGGTCTTCACCATGTAGATGACATCGTCTACAATAAATGTTCTTCCGGCCTTCGTCCGACGGCAAGATCTAATTCGTGGCATCAATGATGGTGTTGGAGGATTACAATTCTATAGGCACGGATCTTAAGATCTTGCTTCGGCAGGTCGATTTTGAATCTTTTTCATTGTTGTCGCGATGACGATTATCCTCAGTAATCGCAatatcccggctgctacgtcctcgtcaatggtgattcgtactgtcAGCTCTCCAGCAACGCTGACCAGGTTGTTCAGTTATTTTTTTCCTGGCATATCAGTGTTGGTACTTTTgctgatgttgattgactacttcaatggttgcgtgcgtgcacgtaGCCTTgctattgcggctcaaattaaaatttaggaagaaccttcgttggtattttaAGATCTATGGTTTGATATCTGTTTTTGGCTGCTTTCTGAGAAGTACAAGATTATGTTGTGAAAGAAAGAAGAATACGAAGATCTCAATGATTTGCTTTCTTTTATACTTTATTTTATATATAATCGTTGGAGTTAGCGTGTGTATCTCTACCGATATTGATTGTAAAAAAGTGAAACGTTTCGTTCCGGCAAAAAAAACGTAGTCTCGGTCCGGCAAAAAAAAAACGCACTCGCTCGTTTTGCAGGCAACCATCTCAGGTGCACGGGTGGCGCTGGCCACTGATCCGGCATTGGAGGGTTTCTCCGGCCGATGTTTTTTATCCGGCTAGATCCATTTTTACGGGGCTGGTGCTTATCACGGCTCGTTAGTGCCTTATGGCTAGGCAGTGCTAAAATATGGACCAACTGTTGtgctcttcttctccggcgacggtgaATGACGTGTGTGTTTGGTAGTTGCGGCGATGGCAGTTTGCATCAATATAATCGTTTGTATCCTTCTTTTGTTACGTTGCTTATATACTACCAACTTTGTATTGTTACGTCTATATGAATATGAGTAATGTAATGGCTACGGATCactaaaaaaaaaagagtatGGCTGCGGGCGTACATCGTCGACAAAAAAAATCTCACCGAGCTGGGCCTTTGGGCCGTAGTGCTACTCGACTCAGCCCCGAGTGACTCCACTCCACGGTAGGAATCGCTCGTGCGGTACCGAGCTCCGCCGACAGCGATACTCGGATCCTCGTGAGCATCCAAACAACCAAAAACTGTCATCAGATTCATATGAGTTGCTCCCTCCGTCCAGAGCATGAACTCGCGCTACAAAACCCTCCCCAAATCCTTCAAACTCCAAAACCACCTCTCCAAATCCAACCAAACCCTCACCAAatccttcgcctcctcctcctcaaccccgccgTCAAGCTCGCTCCGCCACCCCAACGAGCTCACCGACCTCCTGCGCGCCACCCGTTCGCCCAAATGCCTCCGCAGGCTGCACGCGCTGCTGGCCGTCGCGGGCGCGGTCTCCCGGGACACCTCCGCCGTCACGGCCCTCGTCGAACGCTACCTCTCCTTCGCCATCCCGGGCTCCGCGGCGTCGCTGTTCGCCGGAGCCCACCGCGCCCGCCCCACCGTGTACGCGCTGAACCTCGCCGTCCGCTGCTTCTCGGCCCACGGGTTCCACCGGGAGCTGCTCGACCTCTACCGGAGCGCGCGCGCCCTCTGCGGCTCCGACAACTTCACGTTCCCGCCGGTCGTCAAGGCGTGCACGGCCGTCGGCTGCCTTCGGCTGGGGCGGGAGGTGCACGGCAGAGTCCTGCGCGCCGGCCACGGCGGCAACGTCGGCGTGCAGACCGCCCTCCTCGACATGTACGCCAAGGCCGGGCGGATTGGCGCGTCCAGGACGGTGTTCGACAGCATGGCTCACAGAGACTCGGTTTCCTGGAACGCCATGATCTCGGGGTACTCTCTCAACGGCTGCTTCCCAGAAGCTGTCGAGGCTACGCAACAAATGCAGCGGGACGGTATCCGGGCGAACGCGAGCACCTTGGTTGCTCTCGTCGGCGTGTGCAGTGCCGTCGGAGATTCGGAAGCCGGGGATTCGCTGCACGCGCTTGCCATGAAATGCGGGGCGCTCGCCGATGAGTCCCTCGGACCATCCTTCATCTCAATGTATGCCGCGTTCGAAAACCTTTCCTCGTCTAGGTTGCTCTTTGATCTGCAGCCCGGAAAGGATCTGGCATCTTACAACTCCATGATCTCAGCGTACATGCAGCATGACAAGTGGGAGGAATCGTTTGAGGTCTTCAGGTTGATGCGCCGCGCAGGGCTTGGGCCTAATTTGGTTACAGTGGTATCTGTGCTTCCAACTTGCAGTGATTTTTTGGGGGTAAACCTCGGTGACTCTGTGCATGGCATGGTTATCAAGTTCGGCCTCGCAGAGCAGCTTTCTGTTGTCAGTGCTCTTGTTTCAATGTATTCTAAACTTGGCGAACTAGATTCAGCTGTGCAACTTTTCTGCACTTGTACCGAAAAGAGCGGTCTCTTGTGGAACTCCATGATTTCTGGGTACCTTGTGAACGGCAAATGGGGCATGGCTCTTGATACATTCTGCAGGATGCAAACTGAAGGTGTTGCACCCGATGCGACAACTGTCGTTAAGGTGATCTCCGTATGCAGGCACATAAAAGATTTACGTATGGCCAAGTCTATCCATGCATATGCTGTTAGAAACAGATTTGAACTGAACCAGGGCGTGATGAATGCACTCCTTGCTATGTACGCTGACTGTGGAGAGCTCTCAAGTTCATGTAAgttatttcagaaaatggaagtacGCATGTTAATATCTTGGAACACGATAATATCTGGTTATGCTGAAATTGGAGAGACCGAGGCTTCTGTAAGACTGTTCCGCCAGATGCGCCAATCAGGCCTGCAATTCGATGTAGTAACCCTGATTGGCCTTATCAGCGGTATTTCTGTGGTTGAGGACGCCGCAATTGGAGAATCACTTCATTCGTTGGCAGTTAAAAGCGGATGCAATGCGGACGTTTCTCTTGCAAATACCCTTATTACCATGTACAGCAACTGTGGTTCTGTTGAGGCATGTCAGCAACTCTTTGACAGCTTGTCTTCTAGGAACACAATCTCCTACAATGTCCTGATGACTGGATACCGTAAAAACAACCTATCTGAAGAGATAGTGCCTTTGTTTCACCAAATGGTCAAGAATGAACAGGAGCCAAATCATATTACATTACTGAATTTATTGCCTGCTTGTCAGAGCCAGTCCCAAGGAAAGTCTGTTCACAGCTATGCAATTCGGAATTTTTTTGGGTTGGAAACATCTATCATCACGTCAGCCATTTGTATGTATAGTAGGTTCAGCAATGTAGATTACAGTTGCAAACTTTTTAATTCGGTTGGTGAAAAGAACATCATAGTATGGAATTGCATCTTATCGGCCTTTGTTCAGTGCAGGCTGGCTGATAATGCATTTGATTTCTTCAGGCAGATGCGCTTCCTTAATGTAAAACCTGATGCAGTAACTATGTTGGCACTCCTATCAGCATGttcgcagattggaaatgcagatTTGGCAGGATGTGTTACAGCTCTCATACTACAGAGCGGATTTGGTGGAACCCTTACGGTCGTCAATGCTCTCATTGACACGCATTCAAGGTGCGGAAGCATATCATTTGCAAGAGAGCTCTTTGATAGCTCAGTGGCAAAAGACTCCGTCACTTGGAGCTCAATGATCAACTCATACACTTTACATGGGGATGGCAAGTCTGCCCTTGAAATTTTATCGATGATGATAGGCTCAGGAGTAGAGCCAGATGACATAACTTTTGTTAGTATCTTGTCAGCTTGTAGTCATAGTGGCCTTGTAGATCAAGCAAGAGCATTGTTCAAATCACTACAGATAGACTACTGCATCACACCAAGGATGGAACATTA contains the following coding sequences:
- the LOC124657360 gene encoding phenolic glucoside malonyltransferase 2-like; the protein is MALDSPSSSHLRVLDTAVITPSGLPLPPSSVPLTFLDLQWIHSPPVERIFFYRLTSTRDATDHLISDLKRSLSTALRIFFPLAGHLRVTPGCTAAATRHDIFYQPGDGVAFTLAEYDGADLASDHQPRQVAELALLVPRLHPAVGNDGAALLAVQATVLQPRGDLALGVTVHHAACDGAGSTSFLHTWAAACAGAEESFPPPPIIDRTLVVEPVQGLYDHYTRSLPSTDEMEFVKMSPDQILATFTLSGEQLQRVKDAVADEAARRGAQTPPRCSTLVAALGFVWSCYLRAKAESGDGAGEPESPTYFIVPVDHRPWMKPPVPSTYFGNCIGPAIGAAPKRDLASAGAGGLFTACTAIAEGIGRAVASPEWETMVERIKQVGARGVLSVAGSPRLRVYGIDFGFGPPAKVEIVSVARTGAMAVAEIRGRAGMEVGMSLPPAGMAAFRSCFDDTVEWLASSHSTSSYSC
- the LOC124692533 gene encoding pentatricopeptide repeat-containing protein At3g09040, mitochondrial-like, whose translation is MKCGALADESLGPSFISMYAAFENLSSSRLLFDLQPGKDLASYNSMISAYMQHDKWEESFEVFRLMRRAGLGPNLVTVVSVLPTCSDFLGVNLGDSVHGMVIKFGLAEQLSVVSALVSMYSKLGELDSAVQLFCTCTEKSGLLWNSMISGYLVNGKWGMALDTFCRMQTEGVAPDATTVVKVISVCRHIKDLRMAKSIHAYAVRNRFELNQGVMNALLAMYADCGELSSSCKLFQKMEVRMLISWNTIISGYAEIGETEASVRLFRQMRQSGLQFDVVTLIGLISGISVVEDAAIGESLHSLAVKSGCNADVSLANTLITMYSNCGSVEACQQLFDSLSSRNTISYNVLMTGYRKNNLSEEIVPLFHQMVKNEQEPNHITLLNLLPACQSQSQGKSVHSYAIRNFFGLETSIITSAICMYSRFSNVDYSCKLFNSVGEKNIIVWNCILSAFVQCRLADNAFDFFRQMRFLNVKPDAVTMLALLSACSQIGNADLAGCVTALILQSGFGGTLTVVNALIDTHSRCGSISFARELFDSSVAKDSVTWSSMINSYTLHGDGKSALEILSMMIGSGVEPDDITFVSILSACSHSGLVDQARALFKSLQIDYCITPRMEHYACMVDLLGRTGHLDEAYDIVRSMPFRPSESLLESLLGACRFHGNSKVGEAVGKLLIDSCHSKSRSYVMLSNIYASAGKWNDYEWLRLNMEAKGLRKDVGISSIE